A genomic region of Gemmatimonadota bacterium contains the following coding sequences:
- the hisH gene encoding imidazole glycerol phosphate synthase subunit HisH yields the protein MKLALFDYGVGNLHSLGKALESSGAKVVVTADWAEALSLDGIVLPGVGAFGHAARALPADRSRIREALEAGLPCLGICLGMQLLFDESDESAGDGIGLVPGRVSLMRAAIVPQMGWNDVEVTTDPIFAGIQGLVSYYANSFVCEPTDQSDAIAWSEYAGVRFTAALRRANTWGLQFHPEKSSTAGRRIVTNFVKLARGAR from the coding sequence ATGAAGCTCGCGCTCTTCGACTACGGCGTCGGGAACCTGCACTCTCTGGGCAAGGCGCTCGAAAGCTCCGGAGCGAAGGTGGTCGTGACCGCGGATTGGGCGGAGGCGCTCTCCCTGGACGGCATCGTGCTTCCGGGCGTCGGCGCGTTCGGGCATGCCGCACGGGCGCTTCCCGCTGATCGAAGCCGGATCCGCGAGGCGCTGGAAGCAGGACTCCCCTGCCTGGGCATCTGCCTGGGCATGCAGCTGCTCTTCGACGAGAGCGACGAGTCCGCCGGCGACGGCATCGGGCTCGTTCCCGGGCGGGTGTCGCTCATGCGCGCCGCGATCGTGCCGCAGATGGGGTGGAACGACGTGGAAGTCACCACCGACCCGATCTTCGCCGGCATCCAGGGGCTGGTGAGCTACTACGCGAACTCCTTTGTCTGCGAACCCACCGACCAGTCCGATGCCATCGCGTGGTCGGAGTATGCAGGCGTTCGCTTCACCGCTGCACTACGCCGCGCCAACACGTGGGGCCTGCAGTTCCACCCCGAAAAGAGCTCGACGGCGGGCCGCCGAATCGTAACGAACTTCGTCAAGTTGGCTCGGGGCGCCCGATGA
- a CDS encoding type II toxin-antitoxin system YafQ family toxin, producing MEIRRSRATRRFKKDWRRCETRGLEMRLLREIMETLIRGDELDPLRRVHALRGEFHDCTECHVGGDWLLIWRATDEEIVFVRTGTHDDLFG from the coding sequence GTGGAGATCCGCCGCTCCCGAGCGACCCGTCGGTTCAAGAAGGACTGGCGGCGATGCGAGACGCGCGGCCTAGAGATGAGGCTGCTCCGCGAGATCATGGAAACGCTGATCCGCGGCGACGAGTTAGACCCGCTTCGCCGCGTCCACGCCCTTCGGGGCGAGTTCCACGACTGTACCGAATGCCACGTCGGCGGAGACTGGCTCCTGATATGGCGCGCCACGGACGAGGAGATCGTGTTCGTCCGTACGGGCACGCACGACGACCTGTTCGGCTGA
- a CDS encoding type II toxin-antitoxin system RelB/DinJ family antitoxin, whose translation MSNKTAYVRARTEPEVKERAEAVFRHVGLTPSEAIHLFYRQVALRGEMPVELKLPNRLTRDAIEDARHERDLIDANSVEDLFALLDRDD comes from the coding sequence ATGTCGAACAAGACGGCTTACGTGCGGGCGAGAACGGAACCGGAAGTCAAAGAGCGGGCAGAAGCTGTATTCCGCCACGTTGGACTCACGCCTTCGGAAGCAATCCATCTGTTCTACCGGCAGGTGGCCCTACGGGGAGAGATGCCCGTCGAGCTCAAGCTGCCCAACCGGCTGACCCGGGATGCCATCGAGGACGCGCGGCACGAGAGAGATCTCATCGACGCCAACTCTGTCGAGGATCTCTTCGCCCTTCTGGACCGAGACGACTGA
- a CDS encoding helix-turn-helix transcriptional regulator has translation MAPGKNPRDLLTPAALHILLSVAGEQLHGYAIKHAVEARTEGALSLGPGTLYEAIHRMANDGWIEEVEGGGRRRVYRITSARRGVLDDELRRLDEIVSFARGAALMPEPRARTT, from the coding sequence ATGGCTCCAGGAAAGAATCCCCGAGATCTACTCACGCCCGCGGCGCTGCACATCCTGCTTTCCGTTGCCGGTGAGCAGCTGCACGGATACGCGATCAAGCACGCGGTGGAAGCGAGAACCGAGGGTGCCCTGTCGCTCGGGCCCGGCACGCTTTACGAGGCGATCCATCGCATGGCCAACGACGGTTGGATCGAGGAGGTCGAGGGTGGGGGTCGGCGAAGAGTGTACCGGATCACATCGGCGCGGCGCGGCGTGCTCGACGACGAGCTGCGTCGCCTGGACGAGATCGTCTCGTTTGCTCGCGGCGCCGCACTGATGCCCGAGCCGCGGGCGCGTACAACGTGA
- the hisF gene encoding imidazole glycerol phosphate synthase subunit HisF — protein MLRPRVIVCLDVKDGRVVKGTRFKNLRDVGDPVELAARYEQEGADEIVFLDVSASREGRSTLLDTVRRTAETLFIPLTVGGGVRSADDIGPLLRAGADKISVNTAAVRDPSILSIGAERFGSQCIVASIDAAREGDGWRCYTHGGSQPTGLDAIEWAAACRERAAGEILLTSIDQDGARSGYSLGLTRAVADTVPIPVIASGGAGRAEHLRDAFIEGHASAALVAGILHDGITTVDALKSSLPGWNVNVRLGEASVFDSSGMSNLPGVSDPLG, from the coding sequence ATGCTCCGTCCGCGAGTAATCGTATGCCTCGACGTGAAAGACGGCCGCGTCGTAAAGGGCACGCGCTTCAAGAACCTCCGCGATGTCGGCGATCCGGTCGAGCTCGCGGCCCGATACGAGCAGGAAGGGGCTGACGAGATCGTTTTCCTGGACGTGTCCGCCTCTCGGGAAGGCCGCAGCACACTTCTCGACACGGTACGCCGTACTGCGGAAACGCTCTTCATCCCGCTAACGGTCGGCGGGGGCGTGCGCTCGGCGGACGACATCGGCCCGCTGTTGCGTGCCGGAGCGGACAAGATCAGCGTGAACACCGCAGCCGTGCGTGATCCCAGCATCCTTTCCATTGGAGCCGAACGCTTCGGGAGCCAGTGCATCGTCGCCAGCATCGACGCGGCTCGCGAAGGCGATGGTTGGCGCTGCTACACACACGGCGGATCGCAGCCGACCGGTCTGGATGCGATCGAGTGGGCCGCAGCGTGCCGCGAGCGTGCCGCGGGTGAGATTCTGCTCACCTCGATCGATCAGGACGGCGCCCGCTCGGGGTACTCGCTCGGGCTCACGCGAGCGGTCGCCGATACCGTTCCGATCCCCGTCATCGCCTCCGGCGGTGCGGGGCGAGCCGAACACCTCCGTGACGCCTTCATCGAGGGCCACGCTTCGGCAGCGCTCGTAGCGGGCATCCTGCACGATGGCATCACGACCGTCGATGCTCTGAAGTCGTCGCTACCCGGCTGGAACGTGAACGTCCGGCTCGGCGAGGCGAGTGTCTTCGACTCATCCGGTATGTCCAACCTGCCTGGCGTCTCCGACCCACTTGGATAG
- a CDS encoding helix-turn-helix transcriptional regulator → MTRARGDPHSHLPLKAVDFHILLVLTGQELHGYGIVKEIKSRSGGRLRLEPGNLYRHIRRLVEESMIEAAGRRPASDALEERRRYYRVTAFGRQVLAAEARRMRSLAAAAEADLALAGDDG, encoded by the coding sequence ATGACCAGGGCCCGCGGCGACCCCCACTCCCACCTCCCACTCAAAGCGGTGGACTTCCACATCCTGCTCGTGCTCACGGGGCAAGAGCTGCACGGGTATGGGATCGTGAAGGAGATCAAGTCGCGGAGCGGCGGACGCCTTCGATTGGAGCCTGGCAACCTCTACCGACACATCCGCCGCCTTGTGGAGGAGAGCATGATCGAGGCGGCGGGGCGTCGCCCGGCCTCGGACGCTTTGGAGGAGCGACGTCGGTACTACCGGGTCACCGCCTTCGGCCGCCAGGTCCTCGCCGCGGAGGCGCGTCGGATGCGCTCCCTCGCTGCGGCGGCCGAAGCCGACCTGGCGCTGGCAGGGGACGACGGGTGA
- a CDS encoding DNA adenine methylase — protein MWHRRTARTVFRHADFEETLEEAREGDVAYCDPPYTCTQGILYGSQSFELPRLFEAIERCKERGVKVLLSIDGTKRSGGLLCDVPISDGLFHREAMVNCGRSMLRRFQLRGDTLEDEVVRDRLLLTYLRAPTTPAGVLARDAQCNHYNHIEPINSSPLGRIA, from the coding sequence CTGTGGCATCGCCGAACGGCGAGAACGGTGTTCCGACATGCCGATTTCGAGGAGACGTTGGAGGAAGCGCGGGAAGGAGATGTTGCGTACTGCGACCCGCCCTACACCTGCACGCAGGGTATCCTCTACGGCTCTCAGTCATTCGAGCTTCCTCGTCTCTTTGAGGCCATCGAGAGATGCAAGGAGCGAGGCGTGAAGGTCCTCCTGAGTATCGACGGGACGAAGAGGTCCGGCGGACTGCTCTGTGATGTGCCGATCTCGGACGGGCTCTTTCATCGAGAGGCAATGGTGAACTGCGGACGGTCCATGCTCCGCCGGTTCCAGCTCAGAGGGGATACGCTGGAAGACGAAGTGGTCCGGGACCGACTTCTTCTTACCTACTTAAGGGCTCCGACTACCCCGGCGGGCGTCTTGGCACGTGACGCGCAATGTAATCATTATAATCATATCGAGCCAATCAACTCCTCTCCGCTCGGAAGGATCGCATGA
- a CDS encoding ABC transporter ATP-binding protein, translated as MAEVDAFPEEEALGKAYDARLMRRLVRYLLPYRWQVALAILVLLLASATQVVGPWLTQLIIDEAIPRGDREYLALLAVGFLAAILLGVVLQYAQAIITTWLGQSVMYDLRAEIFEKLQRIDLRYYDKNPVGRLMTRMTNDVETLNTLFSSGLVTVFGDIFMLTFIVIAMLRMNWQLALVSFSVLPLVFFAAFLFRAKIRRAYRDIRVRIARMNAFLHERLTGVRVVQLFNREEADAAKHAELNRDYLDAHLRSITYYALFFPVIQFFTALALASIIWYGGLRTLDGVLTVGVVTAFLQYSRSFFRPIQDLSEKYNLLQGAMASSERVFQLLDEKIVIADPPRPIALPSETSGRIEFRDVWFAYANDSEGEPDWVLKGVSFTVEPGEKVAIVGHTGAGKTTIINLLMRFYEVNRGQILLDDTPIDAVKLDDLRKRIALVLQDVFLFSQDVAYNIRLGSPHIDDAQIRAAAERVGAAPFIARLRDGYDQALGERGSSLSVGERQLVSFARALAFDPEILVLDEATSSVDSEIEAQIEAATDELLRGRTSLVIAHRLSTVRNADRLIVLHHGEVHEEGTHEQLLEANGLYARLHELQFAAALGV; from the coding sequence ATGGCCGAAGTCGACGCATTCCCCGAAGAAGAGGCTCTGGGGAAGGCCTACGACGCGCGCCTGATGAGGCGCCTGGTCCGGTACCTCTTGCCGTACCGATGGCAGGTGGCGCTCGCGATTCTCGTGCTGCTACTCGCGTCGGCGACCCAGGTCGTCGGGCCTTGGCTCACGCAGCTCATTATCGATGAGGCGATACCCCGAGGGGACCGTGAGTATCTCGCGCTCCTGGCTGTGGGCTTCCTGGCGGCGATCCTGCTCGGGGTCGTGCTGCAATACGCGCAAGCGATCATCACGACCTGGCTCGGTCAGTCGGTGATGTACGACCTACGCGCCGAGATCTTCGAGAAGCTGCAGCGCATCGATCTGCGCTACTACGACAAGAATCCGGTCGGGCGTCTCATGACGCGCATGACGAACGATGTCGAGACGCTCAACACGCTGTTCAGCTCGGGTCTGGTCACGGTATTCGGCGACATCTTCATGCTCACGTTCATCGTGATCGCGATGCTGAGGATGAATTGGCAGCTCGCGCTGGTGTCGTTCAGCGTGCTACCCCTCGTCTTCTTCGCGGCCTTCCTATTTCGAGCCAAGATCCGCCGAGCATACCGGGACATCCGTGTGCGCATCGCTCGCATGAACGCGTTTCTGCACGAGCGCCTCACGGGCGTAAGGGTCGTGCAGCTCTTCAACCGCGAAGAGGCCGACGCGGCCAAGCACGCCGAGTTGAACCGCGACTACCTCGACGCACATCTCCGGTCGATCACCTACTACGCGCTCTTCTTCCCGGTCATCCAGTTCTTCACCGCGCTGGCGCTCGCGTCGATCATCTGGTATGGCGGCCTGCGTACACTCGACGGCGTGCTGACGGTCGGTGTCGTAACCGCGTTCCTCCAGTACTCGCGCAGCTTTTTCCGCCCCATCCAGGACCTATCCGAGAAGTACAATCTGCTCCAGGGCGCGATGGCTTCCTCGGAGCGTGTCTTTCAGCTGCTGGACGAGAAGATCGTGATCGCGGATCCCCCCCGACCGATCGCGCTTCCGTCGGAGACGTCCGGCCGCATCGAGTTCCGGGACGTGTGGTTCGCGTATGCGAACGACTCAGAGGGTGAACCCGACTGGGTGCTCAAGGGCGTGAGCTTCACGGTCGAGCCCGGAGAGAAGGTCGCCATCGTCGGCCACACGGGCGCCGGCAAGACGACGATCATCAACTTGCTGATGCGTTTCTACGAGGTGAATCGCGGTCAGATCCTGCTGGACGACACGCCGATCGACGCAGTGAAGCTCGACGATCTGAGGAAGCGCATCGCTTTGGTGCTGCAGGACGTCTTCCTCTTCAGCCAGGACGTAGCATACAACATCCGGCTCGGCTCGCCGCACATCGACGACGCACAGATCCGCGCTGCGGCTGAACGCGTCGGTGCAGCGCCCTTCATCGCTCGGCTCAGGGACGGCTACGACCAGGCGCTGGGAGAGCGGGGCTCGTCGCTGTCGGTGGGCGAGCGGCAGCTCGTCAGCTTCGCGCGGGCGCTTGCATTCGACCCGGAGATCCTGGTGCTCGACGAGGCAACGAGCTCGGTGGACTCGGAGATCGAGGCTCAAATCGAAGCCGCCACGGACGAGCTCCTGCGGGGCCGCACGTCGCTCGTGATCGCGCACCGACTCTCCACGGTGCGGAATGCCGACCGACTCATCGTACTCCATCACGGGGAAGTGCACGAAGAGGGCACACACGAGCAACTGCTCGAGGCGAACGGCTTGTACGCGCGCCTGCACGAACTGCAGTTCGCGGCCGCCTTAGGCGTATAG
- a CDS encoding transposase, giving the protein MREAFPHDTAPLYLIRDRDRIFGTDFVRCVESMGIEEVVTAPASPWQNPYCERLIGSICRECLNRVIVLNERHLLRVLRSYASYYHSSRITLSVQSHRLPDPDPQTPTPMVVQSSARKHLPFVPPTGYK; this is encoded by the coding sequence GTGCGTGAAGCCTTTCCTCACGATACCGCGCCCCTTTATCTGATTCGTGACCGTGACCGCATCTTCGGCACCGATTTCGTCCGGTGCGTCGAGTCGATGGGCATCGAGGAAGTCGTCACAGCCCCCGCCTCACCATGGCAGAATCCTTATTGTGAACGTCTGATCGGATCGATCTGCCGGGAGTGCCTCAACCGCGTCATCGTTCTCAATGAACGGCACCTCCTACGGGTTCTTCGCAGCTATGCGTCCTACTACCACTCGTCGCGCATCACACTGAGCGTTCAAAGCCATCGCTTGCCCGACCCCGACCCCCAGACCCCGACCCCCATGGTTGTCCAATCGTCGGCACGAAAGCATCTTCCATTTGTACCACCTACGGGATACAAATGA
- a CDS encoding imidazoleglycerol-phosphate dehydratase: MSKLKRATKETQIVADVRVGSGNASIDVDDRFLAHMVETLARYGGLDIELEATGDLKHHLVEDVAITLGLALADEVPTSVARYGWCQIPMDEALAEAAIDLGGRPYYVGKLPSKLYTHFLHSFATNLGATLHVRVLRGDDRHHMVEAAIKATGMALRQALLDRGVVFSTKGSVQLERLD, encoded by the coding sequence ATGAGCAAGCTGAAGAGAGCAACGAAGGAGACCCAGATCGTGGCGGACGTGCGGGTCGGCTCGGGGAACGCGAGCATCGACGTGGACGACCGCTTCCTCGCGCACATGGTGGAGACGCTGGCGCGTTACGGCGGCCTCGACATCGAGCTCGAAGCCACCGGCGATCTCAAGCACCACCTCGTCGAAGATGTCGCGATCACGCTCGGGCTCGCGCTCGCCGACGAGGTGCCCACCAGCGTGGCCCGGTACGGCTGGTGCCAGATCCCCATGGACGAGGCGCTCGCCGAGGCGGCCATCGATCTGGGCGGGCGCCCCTACTACGTCGGCAAGCTTCCCTCGAAGCTCTACACGCATTTCCTACACTCCTTCGCGACCAACCTCGGCGCGACGTTGCACGTGCGCGTGCTGCGCGGGGACGACCGGCACCACATGGTCGAGGCCGCGATCAAGGCGACGGGCATGGCGCTCAGGCAGGCACTCCTGGACCGTGGGGTCGTCTTCAGCACCAAAGGCTCGGTACAACTGGAGCGCCTCGACTGA
- a CDS encoding histidinol dehydrogenase, whose translation HASVAFGDYLTGANHVLPTAGRARSFSGLSVQHFLRSYTIQEVTGEGAAGMADDVATLAMAEGLPAHAAAALARSGT comes from the coding sequence CCACGCCTCGGTGGCGTTCGGCGACTACCTCACCGGCGCGAACCACGTGCTGCCCACAGCAGGTAGGGCGCGCAGCTTCTCCGGCCTCTCCGTGCAGCACTTCCTGCGCTCGTACACGATCCAAGAGGTGACTGGGGAGGGAGCGGCGGGGATGGCGGACGATGTCGCGACGCTCGCCATGGCGGAAGGGCTGCCGGCACATGCGGCGGCGGCTCTCGCGAGGTCAGGGACATGA
- a CDS encoding bifunctional phosphoribosyl-AMP cyclohydrolase/phosphoribosyl-ATP diphosphatase HisIE — protein sequence MTDRTLRNVADLDSLDFAKSDGLVPVVAQNARTGETLMLAYANREALEASLSSGEMHFWSRSRDVLWRKGETSGNTLRVRSLHADCDADSVLALVVPRGPACHTGEATCFGASSAPEGTGDTFTRLAATIEARAADRPEGSYTTRLLEDRNLRLKKLGEESAELIAALATSSVEEAVEEAADLVYHMLVALRAEGATLADVAAELARRAK from the coding sequence ATGACCGATCGAACCCTCCGAAACGTCGCCGATCTGGACTCCCTCGATTTCGCCAAGTCGGATGGACTGGTACCTGTAGTGGCGCAGAACGCGCGTACGGGGGAGACGCTGATGCTGGCGTACGCGAACCGTGAGGCGCTCGAGGCGTCACTCTCTTCAGGCGAGATGCACTTCTGGTCTCGCAGCCGTGACGTGCTTTGGAGGAAGGGCGAGACGAGCGGGAATACCCTGCGGGTGCGCTCGCTCCACGCCGACTGCGACGCAGACTCCGTGCTCGCGCTCGTGGTGCCGAGGGGACCCGCATGTCACACCGGCGAGGCCACCTGCTTCGGAGCGAGCTCCGCGCCGGAAGGGACCGGGGACACCTTCACCCGCCTGGCCGCCACGATCGAGGCACGCGCTGCCGACCGCCCGGAGGGCAGCTACACGACGCGCCTGCTCGAAGACCGCAATCTGCGCCTCAAGAAGCTCGGTGAGGAGAGCGCCGAGCTGATCGCGGCACTCGCCACGAGTAGCGTCGAGGAGGCCGTCGAAGAGGCCGCCGACCTCGTATACCACATGCTGGTCGCACTGAGAGCCGAGGGCGCAACGTTGGCGGACGTGGCCGCAGAGCTAGCGCGCCGAGCGAAATAG
- a CDS encoding 1-(5-phosphoribosyl)-5-[(5-phosphoribosylamino)methylideneamino] imidazole-4-carboxamide isomerase, whose amino-acid sequence MIAAPAVDVRGGRCVQLVGGRPEAEAVSLPDPVAVAERWWQSGFGTLHLVDLDAALGSGDNFALLKELLTATKAETQVGGGIRDDDRADALIAAGADRIIVGTRALDDPAWLKQLTLRHPTRVMVALDTRDGLVLRKGWRETTGLEVGALLRELADLPLAGILSTDVGREGRLEGIDRAVAESTVSASSQAMWISGGVTTVDELAHLDALGAAGAVLGMALYTNTLDADDVAHRWGNTHTRVVEE is encoded by the coding sequence ATGATCGCCGCACCGGCCGTCGACGTGCGCGGAGGACGTTGTGTGCAACTCGTGGGTGGGCGCCCCGAAGCTGAGGCAGTCTCCTTACCCGATCCCGTAGCGGTCGCTGAGCGTTGGTGGCAATCGGGCTTCGGCACGCTGCACTTGGTCGATCTCGACGCGGCGCTCGGCAGCGGGGACAACTTCGCGCTGCTGAAAGAGCTGCTCACGGCGACGAAGGCGGAGACACAGGTCGGGGGAGGAATCCGCGACGACGACAGGGCGGACGCGCTGATCGCCGCCGGAGCGGACCGCATCATCGTGGGGACCCGCGCGCTCGACGATCCCGCCTGGCTGAAGCAGCTGACCCTTCGCCACCCCACACGCGTGATGGTCGCGCTCGACACCAGGGATGGGCTCGTGCTGCGAAAGGGATGGCGGGAGACGACCGGCCTCGAGGTCGGCGCACTGCTTCGTGAGCTGGCGGATCTGCCGCTCGCGGGGATCCTCTCGACGGACGTGGGCCGCGAGGGGCGGCTGGAAGGCATCGACCGGGCGGTCGCGGAGAGTACCGTGTCGGCCAGCTCTCAAGCGATGTGGATATCTGGTGGGGTCACCACGGTCGACGAGCTCGCCCACCTCGACGCCCTCGGCGCGGCAGGCGCGGTGCTCGGCATGGCTCTGTACACGAACACACTGGACGCGGACGACGTGGCGCACCGTTGGGGAAACACGCACACACGGGTGGTGGAAGAATGA
- a CDS encoding histidinol-phosphate aminotransferase family protein, protein MSPFPRADYELLAPYAPDRRPVDIDLSDNTNLWGTHPAALARIQAATSDDLARYPELYADRLRAAVSERFDVPVDCVTTGAGSDDVLDSAFRAAFGRGATVRYASPTFSMVEPLARMNGIGAEAVPWSEAALDPRLLLEGDPDLVYVCRPNNPTGELLPEEWIERLLWYRSDGGPLIILDEAYADFAEETLISWAVRTPRLLVARTASKAFGLAGLRCGFGVAQPETTREIEKSRGPYKVSRLAAEAAAAALLDEDGWMAGTVAECLTNRARLINALRKRGLEPLESRTNFVLFASPSGSASSDALTLRERGIAVRPFAGIEAIGEGLRVTVGPWPLMERFLDALDGATWASAASGAKAAKGAKGADSPRGGAP, encoded by the coding sequence ATGAGCCCGTTCCCTCGCGCGGACTACGAACTCCTCGCCCCATACGCGCCGGACCGGCGCCCGGTCGATATCGACCTGAGCGACAACACCAATCTCTGGGGCACGCACCCGGCCGCGCTCGCACGAATCCAGGCCGCTACCAGCGACGACCTGGCCCGCTACCCAGAGCTCTACGCCGACCGGCTACGCGCGGCAGTGTCGGAGCGATTCGACGTACCGGTCGACTGCGTGACCACCGGCGCGGGCTCCGACGACGTTCTGGATTCGGCCTTCCGCGCCGCGTTCGGGAGAGGGGCCACGGTGCGCTACGCGAGTCCGACCTTCTCCATGGTCGAGCCGCTCGCGCGCATGAACGGCATCGGTGCCGAGGCGGTGCCGTGGTCCGAGGCTGCCTTGGACCCTCGGCTGCTCCTGGAAGGAGATCCCGACCTGGTCTATGTGTGCCGCCCGAACAACCCGACGGGAGAGCTGCTTCCCGAAGAGTGGATCGAGCGGCTGCTTTGGTACCGCAGCGACGGGGGACCGTTGATCATTCTCGATGAGGCGTACGCCGACTTCGCGGAAGAGACGCTGATTTCCTGGGCGGTGCGGACGCCACGCCTGCTCGTTGCTCGCACCGCCTCCAAGGCGTTCGGTCTCGCGGGCCTTCGCTGCGGCTTCGGCGTCGCCCAACCGGAGACGACGCGGGAGATCGAGAAGTCTCGGGGCCCGTACAAGGTCTCGCGACTCGCCGCGGAAGCGGCCGCCGCCGCGCTGCTCGACGAAGACGGTTGGATGGCCGGCACAGTAGCGGAGTGCCTCACGAATCGCGCGCGACTCATCAACGCGCTTCGAAAGCGTGGTCTCGAACCACTGGAGTCGCGTACGAACTTCGTCCTGTTCGCCTCACCCAGCGGGTCCGCGTCCAGTGATGCGCTGACGCTGAGGGAGCGGGGCATCGCGGTGCGCCCGTTCGCCGGGATCGAAGCCATCGGCGAGGGGCTTCGCGTGACCGTCGGCCCATGGCCTCTGATGGAGCGCTTCCTGGACGCGCTCGACGGGGCCACGTGGGCCAGCGCGGCGAGCGGGGCAAAAGCGGCCAAAGGGGCCAAAGGGGCCGACTCGCCCCGAGGAGGAGCGCCATGA
- a CDS encoding putative glycoside hydrolase encodes MSTLPELPAAAQVEITEVADASGDSVAPVGDAEGSKVVTTDGARFPHPDKVRGLYVNAWAAGSRNRLAGLLELAARTEINTFVIDIKDASGYVSHRTELPAAHEIGATEEIRIRDLPGVLERLEEAGIYPIARIVVVKDPLLTSARPELAVQDTAGGVWVDGNGIVWLNPYNTEVWEYHVALAREVALLGFPEIQWDYVRFPDSPVSDRERATYPGAAGRSKPDAIRAFLEYTRDGLADLGVEVTADVFGVTTSASSDVGIGQVWESFIDVVDVALPMVYPSHYWPGSFGFDSPNAHPYEIVRRALRDALRRSALVDGAGMTRPWLQDFSLGEPKYGAPEVRAQIQATYDAGVEEWILWNPGSSYTQDALEPKGGFTAEPLIRVAGEIIPLSRRYQLLDSTEVR; translated from the coding sequence GTGTCGACCCTGCCCGAGCTTCCCGCCGCTGCACAGGTGGAGATAACCGAGGTTGCCGACGCGAGTGGTGATTCTGTGGCTCCGGTGGGGGATGCCGAGGGAAGCAAGGTGGTGACCACGGACGGCGCACGCTTCCCTCATCCGGACAAGGTGCGTGGGCTCTACGTGAACGCGTGGGCGGCTGGCTCCCGAAATCGCTTGGCAGGGCTACTCGAGCTCGCCGCGCGCACGGAGATCAACACCTTTGTGATCGATATCAAGGACGCCTCAGGGTACGTCAGCCACCGTACCGAGCTCCCGGCCGCGCACGAGATCGGTGCGACGGAGGAGATCCGGATCCGGGATCTGCCCGGGGTCCTCGAACGGCTGGAGGAGGCGGGCATCTACCCGATCGCGCGCATCGTGGTCGTGAAGGATCCGCTGCTGACCTCGGCCCGGCCCGAACTCGCGGTGCAGGACACGGCGGGCGGCGTGTGGGTGGACGGCAACGGCATCGTGTGGCTCAACCCGTACAACACCGAGGTCTGGGAGTACCACGTGGCGCTCGCGCGTGAGGTTGCGCTGCTGGGGTTCCCCGAGATCCAGTGGGACTATGTGCGCTTCCCGGATTCGCCGGTCTCGGACCGGGAACGGGCGACCTATCCCGGCGCGGCTGGCCGATCCAAGCCCGACGCGATTCGCGCGTTCCTGGAGTACACCCGTGACGGGCTCGCCGATCTCGGCGTCGAAGTCACCGCGGACGTCTTCGGTGTCACGACATCGGCGTCGAGCGACGTCGGCATCGGTCAGGTGTGGGAGTCGTTCATCGACGTCGTCGATGTCGCGCTACCCATGGTATACCCGAGCCACTATTGGCCGGGCTCCTTCGGTTTCGACTCGCCGAACGCCCATCCCTACGAGATCGTGAGACGCGCGTTGCGGGACGCTTTGCGGCGGTCCGCCCTGGTGGACGGGGCAGGCATGACCCGACCGTGGCTCCAGGATTTCTCTCTCGGTGAGCCGAAGTACGGCGCGCCGGAAGTGAGGGCGCAGATCCAGGCCACGTACGACGCCGGTGTCGAAGAGTGGATTCTCTGGAATCCCGGCAGCTCTTACACGCAGGACGCGCTGGAGCCCAAAGGGGGATTCACCGCGGAGCCACTTATACGCGTCGCGGGCGAGATCATCCCTCTGTCGCGCCGGTATCAGCTGCTCGACAGTACAGAGGTTCGATAG